One Alphaproteobacteria bacterium LSUCC0396 genomic region harbors:
- a CDS encoding 50S ribosomal protein L25/general stress protein Ctc — protein sequence MSDNTTISAEQRERVGKGSARAVRRAGRVPAVIYGDKKEPLGITLETREISKIIHQPGIFGRLLDIKVGKDSHTVLTRDIQFHPVSDNILHMDFLRVSGSAKVAVAVAVEFINEDDCPGIKIGGVLNVVRYEVELLCPATTIPEKITVDLSGLKIGDSVHISTIDLPDGVTPTITDRDFTVATIASPGGGVKNEDEDDAEGDSGGDAAAENAEASDE from the coding sequence ATGTCTGACAATACAACCATTAGCGCAGAACAGCGCGAACGGGTCGGTAAGGGGTCCGCCCGTGCGGTACGCCGTGCAGGTCGAGTCCCTGCCGTCATTTATGGCGACAAAAAGGAACCATTGGGCATCACCCTAGAAACCCGTGAGATCTCCAAGATCATTCATCAGCCTGGCATTTTCGGCCGGTTGCTTGATATCAAGGTTGGCAAAGACAGTCACACCGTTCTGACACGTGATATTCAGTTTCATCCGGTGAGCGATAACATTCTTCATATGGATTTCCTGCGCGTATCAGGTTCAGCCAAAGTTGCAGTTGCGGTTGCCGTTGAATTTATCAACGAAGATGATTGCCCGGGTATTAAGATCGGCGGCGTTCTGAACGTTGTTCGTTACGAGGTTGAACTGCTGTGTCCGGCAACAACAATTCCGGAAAAGATCACAGTTGACCTTAGCGGGTTAAAGATTGGTGACTCGGTTCATATCAGCACCATCGACTTGCCAGATGGTGTCACCCCGACGATCACTGATCGTGACTTTACCGTCGCGACCATCGCCTCACCGGGCGGCGGCGTGAAGAACGAAGACGAGGACGACGCCGAGGGCGATAGTGGCGGTGACGCCGCAGCTGAAAACGCTGAGGCATCCGACGAATAG
- the pth gene encoding aminoacyl-tRNA hydrolase yields the protein MRLFAGLGNPGSSYAINRHNVGFMALDHLADQHGFTPWKKKGASLISDGRIGSEKIILVKPQSFMNKSGLPIAEIARFHKIDINDIFVFHDELDLVAGRLRVKAGGGHGGHNGLRDIDRHMGVNYWRVRIGIGRPPHDAMDVKSWVLADFGNDERSGWLARLLEAISDEAERLVTHDDGGFMSRVAYLAPAPQTGSSGDKDGNEDEKKDRPVSTRPKQT from the coding sequence ATGCGTCTTTTTGCAGGACTGGGAAATCCCGGATCATCATATGCCATCAACCGGCACAATGTCGGGTTCATGGCCCTTGATCATCTTGCCGATCAGCATGGGTTTACCCCTTGGAAAAAAAAGGGGGCATCGCTGATCAGCGATGGCCGTATCGGGTCAGAAAAAATCATTCTTGTGAAGCCGCAGAGCTTTATGAACAAATCCGGCCTTCCAATTGCCGAGATTGCGCGGTTTCACAAGATCGACATTAATGACATTTTCGTATTCCATGACGAGCTTGATCTCGTTGCGGGAAGGTTGCGGGTCAAGGCCGGCGGTGGGCATGGCGGGCATAATGGCCTTCGCGATATTGACCGGCATATGGGCGTTAATTACTGGCGTGTTCGCATCGGCATTGGTCGCCCGCCACATGATGCTATGGATGTAAAATCATGGGTTTTGGCCGACTTTGGTAATGACGAGCGATCGGGCTGGCTTGCACGCTTGCTTGAGGCAATCTCTGATGAGGCCGAACGGCTTGTGACACATGATGATGGCGGTTTTATGAGCCGTGTTGCCTATCTGGCACCGGCCCCGCAAACGGGTTCTTCAGGTGATAAAGACGGTAATGAAGACGAAAAGAAAGACCGTCCTGTCTCCACCCGACCAAAACAGACTTAA
- a CDS encoding ribose-phosphate pyrophosphokinase: MKILSCNSNRPLAEAIAAYLDVPLTKADVKRFADMEVFVEIGENVRGEDVFVVQSTCFPANDNVMELLVALDALRRGSARRITAVIPYYGYARQDRKSGPRTPISAKLLANLITSAGADRVLTIDLHAGQIQGFFDIPTDNLFAAPVFVSDIKERYDGSKLMIVSPDVGGVVRARSLARRLEADLAIIDKRRPKAGVSEVMNIIGDVEDRHCIMVDDIVDSGGTLCNAAVALMKAGALSVDAYVTHGVLSGGAVSRVAASPLNSLVTTDSIPATEAVRVARNIRQLSIAPLLGEAMLRINEERSVSTLF; this comes from the coding sequence ATGAAGATTTTATCCTGCAATAGCAACAGGCCGTTGGCGGAAGCCATTGCCGCCTATTTGGATGTCCCGCTTACCAAAGCCGATGTGAAACGGTTTGCCGATATGGAGGTTTTCGTCGAAATTGGCGAGAATGTTCGCGGTGAAGACGTTTTTGTTGTGCAATCGACCTGCTTTCCGGCGAATGATAATGTGATGGAATTGCTGGTCGCTCTTGACGCACTGCGACGCGGCTCTGCCCGCCGAATTACCGCTGTTATCCCGTATTACGGCTATGCGCGCCAAGACCGCAAATCAGGCCCACGCACGCCTATCTCTGCAAAATTGCTGGCGAACCTGATCACCTCTGCTGGCGCCGATCGCGTTTTAACGATTGATCTGCACGCTGGCCAGATTCAGGGCTTTTTTGATATCCCAACCGACAATTTATTTGCCGCTCCGGTTTTCGTTAGCGACATCAAGGAACGTTATGACGGCTCTAAGCTGATGATTGTTTCACCTGATGTTGGCGGCGTTGTGCGGGCACGGTCACTCGCCCGCCGGCTTGAGGCTGATCTTGCGATCATTGATAAACGCCGCCCAAAGGCAGGCGTGTCTGAAGTCATGAACATCATTGGCGATGTTGAAGACCGCCATTGCATCATGGTTGATGATATCGTCGATTCCGGTGGCACGCTTTGCAACGCTGCGGTCGCCCTGATGAAGGCTGGCGCCCTGTCGGTTGATGCCTATGTTACGCATGGGGTTTTATCAGGTGGTGCGGTCAGCCGTGTTGCGGCATCACCGCTTAACTCGCTGGTGACAACAGACTCGATTCCAGCCACCGAAGCAGTCCGCGTTGCCCGCAATATCCGGCAATTATCTATCGCCCCGTTATTGGGTGAGGCGATGCTGCGGATCAACGAAGAACGTTCGGTCTCAACACTGTTTTAA
- a CDS encoding class I SAM-dependent methyltransferase, translating to MANKIATIVDSVLSDHITNQIRRHGPLTLASYIDLALGDAEHGYYQKQDPLGASGDFTTAPEISGLFGEMCGLYLAHMADLANLDNPAILELGPGRGSLMADMRHAWAQIMPPLAAAPVHLVETSPALRKRQSDRLGDAALYWHQDLDDLPARPIFGIANEFFDALPINQAIWRQSETSKTGAWHHRLVGLVDHRLGFVNGPALSEAELDEWHLSAPAGALPAAGTIAEYCAIADQYTGKLARHIATYGGACLIVDYGRDGSSGDSLQAVANHQPVDVFYQPGDADLSHWVDFGALRRAAIAAGARLVGPVTQGDFLRGIGIAQRTEALARLADAETRRGLLAAVDRLVSSHQMGSAFKVGLLLPPGNGLPPGFAVADETETAK from the coding sequence ATGGCAAACAAGATCGCCACCATTGTTGATAGCGTGCTATCTGATCATATCACAAATCAGATCAGGCGCCACGGGCCGCTAACCCTTGCCAGCTATATTGACCTTGCGCTTGGCGATGCTGAACATGGCTATTACCAGAAACAGGACCCGCTGGGTGCATCAGGCGATTTTACCACTGCACCCGAGATTTCTGGTCTGTTTGGCGAGATGTGCGGGCTATATCTTGCCCATATGGCCGACCTCGCCAACCTCGATAATCCGGCAATTCTTGAGCTCGGGCCGGGGCGTGGCAGTTTAATGGCTGATATGCGTCATGCGTGGGCTCAAATCATGCCGCCCCTCGCCGCCGCGCCGGTGCATCTCGTGGAAACCAGTCCAGCTTTGCGAAAACGCCAAAGTGACCGGCTTGGCGATGCCGCGCTTTATTGGCATCAGGATCTGGACGACCTGCCTGCGCGGCCGATCTTTGGGATTGCCAATGAGTTTTTTGATGCGCTACCGATAAATCAGGCCATTTGGCGGCAGTCCGAAACCAGCAAAACCGGCGCATGGCATCACCGGCTTGTCGGGCTTGTTGATCACCGGCTTGGCTTCGTTAATGGGCCGGCTCTTAGCGAGGCCGAGCTTGATGAGTGGCATTTATCAGCACCCGCGGGCGCCCTGCCAGCCGCTGGCACCATTGCCGAATATTGCGCCATTGCCGATCAATATACCGGCAAGCTGGCGCGCCATATTGCGACTTATGGGGGGGCGTGTTTGATTGTCGATTACGGGCGTGATGGGTCAAGTGGCGACAGCCTGCAAGCGGTTGCTAACCATCAGCCAGTTGACGTTTTCTATCAACCAGGCGATGCCGATTTATCGCATTGGGTTGATTTCGGTGCCTTGCGCCGCGCCGCAATTGCGGCTGGTGCGCGTCTTGTCGGGCCTGTTACCCAAGGCGACTTTCTCCGCGGTATTGGCATTGCCCAGCGCACCGAGGCATTAGCAAGACTGGCCGATGCCGAGACCCGCCGCGGCCTGCTTGCCGCGGTTGACCGTTTGGTGAGCAGCCATCAAATGGGATCGGCGTTCAAGGTCGGGTTGTTATTGCCGCCCGGAAACGGGTTACCGCCGGGATTTGCAGTTGCAGATGAAACGGAAACAGCCAAATGA
- a CDS encoding accessory factor UbiK family protein, with protein sequence MAPRSNFIADIAQMANGAASAFGGMREEVDNLIRQRMERSLNARGLVTREEYDALRTRHEALAARVAFLESTMLKEAESADKAAPPAKSAKKRKTGAKNSGK encoded by the coding sequence ATGGCACCGCGTTCAAATTTCATCGCAGATATTGCACAAATGGCAAATGGTGCTGCATCGGCATTTGGCGGAATGCGCGAAGAGGTGGATAACCTTATTCGCCAGCGTATGGAACGCAGCCTGAATGCGCGCGGCCTTGTGACGCGTGAAGAGTATGATGCGCTGCGTACCCGCCATGAAGCGCTGGCGGCACGGGTAGCATTTCTCGAATCGACGATGCTAAAAGAGGCCGAGTCGGCAGATAAGGCGGCGCCACCCGCGAAATCAGCAAAAAAGCGCAAAACAGGTGCAAAAAATAGTGGCAAATAA
- the proC gene encoding pyrroline-5-carboxylate reductase: MATQQITLLGCGKMGSAMLEGWLADTSLAANFTIIEPYQDHLGWLDGQPRVRIYADCAAAITDGAPDSTMIVLAVKPQMMDEAIAALGALAHDQCAYLSIAAGISTGWLKQRLGDQAAVMRAMPNTPAAVGKGITALFADAPQRVRDLATQLLTAVGQVVHLQDEGLMDAVTAVSGSGPAYVFLLVEAMSTAGIKAGLPDDLAKELAMATVCGAVALMAAVDTPPSVLRENVTSKGGTTAAALAVLMADDGLEALMTKAVAAAKARSIALGN; this comes from the coding sequence ATGGCAACGCAGCAAATCACGCTGTTGGGATGCGGTAAAATGGGCAGCGCAATGCTGGAAGGATGGCTTGCCGACACGAGCCTTGCAGCGAATTTTACCATTATTGAACCCTACCAAGACCATCTAGGCTGGCTGGATGGCCAACCGCGTGTCCGGATCTATGCCGATTGTGCGGCGGCGATTACTGATGGCGCTCCTGACAGCACCATGATTGTGCTGGCGGTAAAGCCGCAAATGATGGATGAGGCTATTGCCGCACTTGGCGCGCTGGCGCATGACCAATGTGCTTACCTTTCGATTGCTGCGGGTATCTCGACCGGCTGGCTGAAACAGCGGCTTGGCGATCAGGCGGCGGTGATGCGTGCGATGCCCAATACGCCGGCGGCGGTTGGCAAGGGGATCACGGCGTTATTTGCTGATGCACCTCAAAGGGTGCGTGATCTGGCAACACAGCTTTTGACGGCGGTCGGACAAGTTGTGCATTTGCAAGATGAAGGGCTGATGGATGCGGTGACTGCGGTTTCCGGTTCGGGGCCTGCTTATGTTTTCTTGCTGGTTGAGGCGATGAGCACGGCAGGTATCAAGGCCGGACTTCCCGACGATTTGGCAAAAGAACTGGCAATGGCAACCGTTTGCGGTGCCGTTGCCTTGATGGCAGCAGTAGATACGCCGCCGTCCGTGCTGCGCGAAAATGTTACCAGTAAAGGCGGTACTACTGCGGCTGCTCTGGCGGTTCTGATGGCTGATGATGGTCTTGAAGCGCTGATGACAAAGGCTGTTGCGGCGGCAAAGGCGCGGTCAATCGCGCTTGGCAATTAG
- the pgeF gene encoding peptidoglycan editing factor PgeF yields MPVTLAGGPQCYQHDDWLTDQASSAQNSNRQNNAGQIRHGFFTANGGVSTGLYQSLNCGFGSDDQPALIAENRRRVGASLGFRPEQMFGLRQTHSASVVEITATTDASKDARPAADALITDAENCLLAILTADCVPVLFAVPALGLVGAAHAGWRGAVNGVLEATITAMMNKGAAAADIEAVIGPSIQQASYQVGDDLRTSVLAADNDADHFFQPDIDDKYRFDLPGFVQSRLRKAGLTKLHDLGIDTYGESSGLFSHRQATHAALPNSGRQISAIGLVKTPIGET; encoded by the coding sequence ATGCCAGTAACGCTCGCGGGCGGCCCTCAATGCTATCAACATGATGATTGGCTGACGGATCAAGCCAGTAGCGCGCAAAATAGTAACCGGCAAAATAATGCTGGGCAAATCAGGCATGGATTTTTCACCGCCAATGGGGGCGTCAGCACCGGTCTTTATCAAAGTTTAAATTGTGGCTTTGGCTCAGATGATCAACCGGCACTGATTGCTGAAAACCGGCGCCGTGTCGGTGCCAGCCTTGGGTTTCGTCCTGAACAGATGTTTGGCCTTCGCCAGACCCATTCGGCCAGCGTTGTTGAAATCACCGCCACCACCGATGCCAGCAAAGACGCCCGCCCCGCCGCTGATGCCCTCATCACAGATGCAGAAAACTGCCTGTTGGCAATATTGACCGCCGATTGCGTGCCAGTGCTTTTTGCTGTTCCCGCGCTTGGCCTTGTTGGCGCGGCACATGCGGGTTGGCGCGGTGCGGTTAATGGGGTTTTGGAGGCCACCATTACAGCAATGATGAACAAAGGCGCAGCAGCGGCAGATATCGAGGCCGTTATCGGCCCTTCGATCCAGCAAGCCAGCTATCAGGTGGGCGATGATTTGCGCACAAGCGTTCTAGCCGCCGATAACGACGCCGATCATTTTTTTCAGCCGGATATCGACGATAAATACCGCTTTGATCTTCCCGGATTTGTGCAATCACGCCTGCGAAAGGCGGGGCTGACCAAACTGCATGATCTTGGCATCGACACATATGGCGAATCATCTGGCCTATTTTCCCACCGGCAGGCAACACACGCCGCTTTACCTAACTCGGGACGACAAATTTCGGCCATAGGCCTTGTGAAAACGCCCATCGGTGAAACCTAG
- a CDS encoding YbjN domain-containing protein yields MAPSQNQHDILLGDPIELVTRFVTNQDWLLQRRAENAVLVEVPGKWCDYQLAVTWQHNEEAMQVTCRIDVRCENDRMGDIALLAALLNQQIFMGHLALDIGTGELELRHTLPLRGAGGATPEQIEDVVDIMLGECEHCFPAIYQVAQGALSANDAAAAVMFTTEGEA; encoded by the coding sequence ATGGCACCAAGCCAAAATCAGCATGACATTCTTCTTGGCGATCCAATCGAACTGGTCACGCGTTTTGTGACTAATCAGGATTGGTTGTTGCAGCGGCGCGCCGAAAATGCGGTGCTTGTCGAGGTGCCGGGCAAATGGTGCGATTATCAGCTTGCGGTAACGTGGCAGCATAATGAAGAGGCGATGCAGGTTACCTGCAGGATAGATGTTCGCTGTGAAAATGACCGGATGGGTGATATTGCCCTGCTGGCGGCGTTGCTGAACCAGCAGATTTTCATGGGGCATTTGGCCCTTGATATTGGCACCGGCGAATTGGAATTACGGCATACATTGCCACTTCGCGGTGCCGGTGGGGCAACGCCCGAACAAATTGAAGACGTCGTCGATATCATGCTTGGTGAGTGTGAACATTGCTTTCCGGCAATCTATCAGGTGGCACAAGGCGCGCTATCCGCAAACGATGCCGCTGCAGCAGTGATGTTCACCACCGAGGGTGAGGCCTAG
- the lgt gene encoding prolipoprotein diacylglyceryl transferase gives MIIQPVPVDYLVSAITLPEFNVFAVQFGDFGIRWYALAYIAGLLIGIYILRRETRLATAVMTADQTDRLLNYLLIGIILGGRLGYVFFYNAGFYLSNPIAIFYVWQGGMSFHGALIGVAAALYVMSRRHKIPLLAVADRVAMVTPIGLFLGRLSNFINAELYGRVTDVPWAMIFPNSDGQPRHPSQLYEAGLEGVLLGIAMYVFWRRGWLGAHGRLSGVFLSGYGAARFLVELVRQPDAHIGLLAGGLSMGQILSLPMMMIGIYLLRQSWQSGR, from the coding sequence ATGATCATTCAGCCGGTACCCGTTGATTACCTTGTTAGTGCCATCACGCTTCCCGAATTCAATGTCTTTGCGGTTCAGTTCGGGGATTTTGGTATTCGCTGGTACGCGCTTGCCTATATTGCCGGTCTGTTGATTGGCATTTATATTTTGCGCCGCGAAACCCGCCTTGCAACCGCGGTGATGACTGCTGATCAGACTGACCGGCTGCTTAATTATTTGCTGATCGGCATTATTCTTGGCGGACGTCTTGGTTATGTCTTTTTCTATAATGCGGGTTTTTACCTGAGCAATCCGATCGCGATCTTTTACGTCTGGCAGGGCGGCATGTCATTTCATGGGGCACTAATCGGCGTTGCTGCCGCGCTTTATGTCATGTCACGGCGCCATAAAATTCCGCTTTTAGCTGTGGCCGACAGGGTGGCAATGGTCACGCCGATTGGCCTGTTTCTGGGGCGCTTGTCAAACTTCATCAATGCCGAGCTTTATGGCCGTGTTACCGATGTGCCGTGGGCCATGATTTTTCCCAATAGCGATGGTCAACCGCGTCACCCAAGCCAGCTTTATGAGGCTGGTCTTGAGGGGGTTTTGCTTGGTATTGCGATGTATGTTTTCTGGCGGCGGGGATGGCTTGGCGCGCATGGACGCCTCAGCGGTGTGTTCTTGTCTGGCTACGGTGCAGCGCGATTCCTTGTCGAGCTTGTGCGCCAGCCCGATGCCCATATCGGATTGTTGGCAGGTGGGCTAAGCATGGGGCAGATATTATCCCTGCCAATGATGATGATCGGCATTTATCTGCTGCGCCAAAGCTGGCAGTCGGGCAGATAA
- a CDS encoding ATP-binding protein: MQLREFLPKTLFGRMLSIILVPMIFVQVITVFIFYERHWDTVTRHMAQNLAGEIGLLIDNLGTRPDQAAVEAVTNKGWQYFNFPIHFQNDAILPNKPLGPPESYAETMLRRELKNRLAQPWVLDTSSHPNLIFVDLQMENGVLRIYASRKRIFSSTSWTFISWTVGSSIILFGIALMFLRGQVRPIHRLASAARQLGLGRTAPDYRLEGAREVRLAGRAFQAMRYRIMRQLNERTEMLAGVSHDLRTPLTRMRLQLALMKDSADTKAIGSDISEMEEMIGGYLAFAAGEGDENPQDIAIDEMLDRLVTQARKAHKFDIALSPVKDDIPVFPMRRNAIQRAFANIISNAIRYSSRTVVSIRLRNDEVIITFDDNGAGIPQERRADAIRPFIRLEESRNRRTGGAGLGLSITSDIILSHGGELVLGDSPFGGLRVVIKLPV; this comes from the coding sequence ATGCAGCTGCGCGAGTTTCTTCCTAAAACGCTGTTTGGCCGGATGTTATCAATCATCCTTGTGCCAATGATTTTCGTGCAGGTGATTACCGTATTTATTTTCTATGAGCGCCATTGGGATACGGTTACGCGTCATATGGCGCAAAATCTTGCAGGCGAAATAGGCCTGCTGATTGATAATTTAGGCACCCGCCCCGATCAGGCTGCGGTTGAGGCTGTGACGAACAAAGGCTGGCAATATTTTAACTTTCCAATCCATTTTCAGAATGATGCAATTTTGCCGAACAAGCCGCTTGGCCCGCCTGAAAGCTATGCCGAAACGATGCTGCGACGCGAATTGAAAAACCGGCTTGCCCAGCCATGGGTTCTTGATACCAGCAGTCATCCCAATCTGATCTTTGTTGATTTGCAAATGGAAAACGGTGTGTTGCGGATTTATGCCAGTCGCAAACGGATCTTCAGCTCGACCAGCTGGACTTTTATCAGCTGGACGGTTGGCAGCTCAATCATTTTGTTTGGCATTGCGCTGATGTTCTTGCGCGGGCAAGTACGGCCGATCCATCGTTTGGCTTCGGCTGCGCGCCAGCTTGGCCTTGGGCGGACGGCCCCCGACTACCGGCTGGAGGGGGCGCGTGAAGTGCGGCTGGCTGGCCGGGCATTTCAGGCAATGCGGTATCGGATAATGCGGCAATTGAACGAACGAACCGAAATGCTGGCCGGTGTTAGCCATGATTTACGCACCCCCCTCACCCGGATGCGGCTGCAACTGGCGCTGATGAAAGATAGTGCTGACACCAAAGCAATTGGCAGCGATATCAGCGAGATGGAAGAAATGATTGGTGGCTATCTTGCATTTGCCGCTGGAGAAGGCGACGAAAATCCGCAAGACATAGCCATTGATGAGATGCTGGACCGGCTTGTCACCCAAGCGCGTAAGGCGCATAAATTCGACATTGCCCTGTCGCCGGTTAAAGATGATATTCCGGTCTTTCCGATGCGCCGAAATGCTATTCAGCGTGCCTTTGCGAACATCATTTCAAACGCAATCCGCTATTCGTCAAGGACCGTTGTCTCGATCCGGCTGCGCAATGACGAGGTGATTATTACCTTTGACGATAATGGCGCTGGCATCCCGCAAGAACGCCGCGCCGATGCGATCCGCCCGTTTATCCGGCTTGAGGAATCGCGGAATCGACGTACTGGCGGGGCTGGTCTTGGATTATCAATCACCAGCGACATTATTCTTAGCCATGGCGGTGAGCTCGTCCTCGGCGACTCGCCCTTCGGCGGCTTGCGCGTCGTCATCAAGCTGCCGGTCTAA
- a CDS encoding tRNA-binding protein — translation MTDASYDDFLKLDIRCGKIIAVLPFPEARKPAYKLEIDFGAPVGVRKSSAQITKHYQPEDLVGKQVMAVVNFPPRQIGPFMSEVLTLGVPDADGEVVLVTPDQIVPAGGKLF, via the coding sequence ATGACTGACGCCTCATATGATGATTTCTTAAAACTGGATATACGCTGCGGTAAAATTATTGCCGTCTTGCCGTTTCCCGAAGCGCGCAAACCCGCCTATAAGCTGGAAATTGACTTTGGCGCGCCAGTTGGGGTGCGAAAATCATCAGCACAGATTACCAAACATTATCAGCCCGAGGATTTGGTCGGCAAGCAGGTTATGGCAGTGGTGAATTTCCCGCCGCGGCAGATTGGGCCGTTCATGTCGGAGGTCCTAACCCTTGGGGTGCCTGATGCGGATGGTGAGGTGGTGCTGGTGACGCCGGATCAAATTGTGCCAGCTGGTGGCAAGCTGTTCTAA